The proteins below come from a single Plutella xylostella chromosome 2, ilPluXylo3.1, whole genome shotgun sequence genomic window:
- the LOC125488560 gene encoding uncharacterized protein LOC125488560 translates to MSKRTYEERIDYYKNKIKKYMDKDRQKRRRLRLSSSSDDFPENDYRSETLVLDRDQEAIIETMDPPPDLRDDLRAGSAEPPSEDAVDLIIEPTASATEPPPATDPAVADQPTGAEPTTSTTDVDPDILQALGEATDVGPTFGEEIHQTLCQLWQPLLKKGMSKEAKDKILKQYLVPSNCTLLQAPKLNIEVSATANEMVKSRDKKVESAQQQLGAGITAISRALTTLITTNNKVEAVRVLSDGCRLLCDLHFMETQGRIKMLASGLTKPFLNVIQDSVRDETLFGNNLSEKIKASNTIEKQGMQIRKTPQPPKATTSSHSGPRPSQFQGNWTGPPRYPYPPSRGGRGGQRRPPPSARRPAPAPATSRPPPPQGRSRAPTRP, encoded by the exons ATGTCTAAAAGAACCTACGAAGAAAGGATTGactattacaaaaataaaattaaaaagtacatGGATAAAGATCGACAGAAACGACGACGTTTGCGGTTga GTTCATCTTCAGATGATTTCCCAGAAAATGACTACA GGAGCGAGACCCTGGTGCTCGACCGAGACCAGGAGGCTATCATCGAGACCATGGACCCTCCTCCAGATCTCCGAGATGATTTAAGGGCTGGCTCCGCGGAGCCGCCCTCAGAAGACGCAGTGGACTTGATCATCGAGCCAACAGCGTCGGCCACGGAGCCTCCACCGGCCACAGACCCAGCGGTCGCCGACCAGCCCACGGGCGCCGAACCCACCACTTCAACGACGGACGTAGACCCCGATATTTTACAAGCTCTCGGGGAAGCTACGGACGTGGGACCTACGTTTGGTGAGGAAATACACCAAACTTTATGCCAATTATGGCAGCCCTTACTTAAAAAAGGTATGTCCAAAGAAGCGAAggacaaaattttaaaacagtaCTTGGTTCCAAGCAACTGCACACTGCTGCAGGCGCCGAAACTTAACATTGAAGTCTCCGCGACAGCCAACGAGATGGTCAAGTCACGTGATAAAAAAGTGGAGTCTGCCCAGCAACAACTTGGCGCGGGCATCACGGCCATCAGCAGAGCACTGACGACGCTGATAACGACAAATAATAAAGTGGAGGCCGTTAGAGTATTAAGTGATGGCTGTCGGTTGCTATGCGATTTGCATTTTATGGAGACACAAGGCCGAATCAAAATGCTCGCATCTGGGCTTACTAAGCCATTCCTGAACGTCATTCAAGACAGTGTACGGGACGAAACTTTGTTTGGTAATAATTTGTCTGAGAAGATTAAAGCATCAAATACTATAGAAAAACAAGGAATGCAAATAAGGAAGACACCACAACCTCCGAAAGCCACCACGTCCAGCCACTCAGGACCCAGACCTTCCCAGTTCCAGGGAAATTGGACGGGCCCTCCTCGGTACCCATACCCACCGAGCcggggggggcgcgggggacaGCGGAGGCCGCCACCCAGTGCGCGCCGCCCGGCGCCGGCGCCCGCGACCAgcaggccgccgccgccgcagggCAGGTCGCGTGCCCCAACTCGTCCCTGA